A window of Myxococcales bacterium contains these coding sequences:
- a CDS encoding ABC transporter ATP-binding protein, translating to MRVKHPTRAAKKLPEGTPLLELRDVRVAYGGIKALKGVSLRVMPGEVVAIIGANGAGKTTTLKTIARLLPLAGGSVHFHGEDVTRVPTEEMVERGLSLVPEGRAIFPNLTVRENLELGAYLHRDPTTMKETISDVVELFPRLGERMTQEGGTLSGGEQQMLAIGRAMMARPEMLLLDEPSLGIAPKLAAQIFKAIRTIAKSGVTVLVVEQNTRMALGSSERAYVLRTGEVALEGKSRVLADDPEIQKAYLGG from the coding sequence ATGCGGGTTAAACACCCGACGCGGGCCGCGAAGAAGCTCCCCGAGGGCACACCCCTGCTCGAGCTCCGCGACGTGCGCGTGGCCTACGGCGGCATCAAGGCGCTCAAGGGCGTCTCGCTCCGCGTGATGCCGGGCGAGGTGGTCGCGATCATCGGGGCCAACGGCGCGGGCAAGACCACGACCCTGAAGACCATCGCGAGGCTCCTCCCCCTCGCCGGTGGCAGCGTTCATTTCCACGGCGAGGACGTCACCCGCGTCCCCACCGAAGAGATGGTCGAGCGGGGGTTGTCGCTCGTGCCGGAGGGGCGCGCGATCTTCCCGAACCTCACCGTCCGCGAGAACCTCGAGCTCGGCGCGTACCTTCACCGCGATCCGACCACCATGAAGGAGACCATCTCCGACGTGGTCGAGCTCTTTCCTCGCCTCGGCGAGCGCATGACCCAAGAGGGCGGCACGCTCTCGGGCGGCGAGCAGCAGATGCTCGCGATCGGCCGGGCCATGATGGCGCGCCCCGAGATGCTCCTCCTCGACGAGCCGTCCCTCGGCATCGCGCCCAAGCTGGCGGCCCAGATTTTCAAGGCGATCCGTACGATCGCCAAGAGCGGCGTCACGGTGCTCGTGGTCGAGCAGAACACCCGCATGGCCCTCGGCTCGAGCGAGCGTGCCTACGTGCTCAGGACGGGCGAGGTCGCGCTCGAGGGAAAATCTCGGGTGCTCGCGGACGACCCCGAAATCCAGAAGGCCTACCTCGGCGGCTGA
- a CDS encoding TIGR01777 family protein: MKILVTGGTGFIGERLVAALGRRGDDVTVLSRRAGGSGKVRQVVWTPEQKGPWLDEVAAADAVIHLAGAGIMDRRWSDEHLRTCRDSRVLPTALISEALAARGSGTLVSASAVGYYGFRDDDRTCDESSPEGDDVLAHMCAEWEASTSAAESAGVRVSRARIGVVLGSGGGALAQMLPVFKLGLGGPLGNGRQMLPWIAVDDAVRALLFALDTPGFEGPFNVTAPTPVSMNHFAKELGAALGRPAFFRVPGFALRAVVGGGASVVLTGQNAVPKKLLDSGFSFCYPELGGALRAALTEGESAA, translated from the coding sequence ATGAAGATCCTCGTGACGGGCGGGACGGGTTTCATCGGTGAGCGGCTCGTCGCGGCCCTCGGCCGGCGGGGCGACGACGTGACGGTCCTCAGCCGCCGCGCCGGGGGCTCGGGCAAGGTTCGGCAGGTCGTCTGGACGCCCGAGCAGAAGGGCCCGTGGCTCGACGAGGTCGCCGCGGCCGACGCTGTGATCCACCTCGCCGGCGCGGGCATCATGGATCGACGCTGGAGCGACGAGCACCTCCGCACGTGCCGCGACAGCCGCGTCCTCCCGACGGCCCTCATCTCCGAGGCGCTCGCGGCCCGTGGGTCGGGCACGCTCGTCTCGGCGTCGGCGGTCGGGTACTACGGCTTCCGAGACGACGACCGCACGTGCGACGAGTCGAGCCCCGAGGGTGACGACGTGCTCGCCCACATGTGCGCCGAATGGGAAGCGTCCACGTCCGCGGCCGAGTCCGCCGGAGTCCGCGTCTCGCGCGCGCGCATCGGCGTCGTGCTCGGCTCGGGCGGCGGAGCGCTCGCGCAAATGCTCCCGGTGTTCAAGCTCGGGCTCGGCGGGCCGCTCGGGAACGGTCGGCAAATGTTGCCTTGGATCGCCGTCGACGACGCCGTTCGCGCGCTGCTCTTCGCGCTCGACACCCCGGGCTTCGAGGGGCCCTTCAACGTGACGGCGCCCACGCCGGTCTCGATGAACCACTTCGCGAAGGAGCTCGGCGCGGCGCTTGGGCGCCCTGCGTTCTTCCGCGTGCCCGGGTTCGCGCTCCGCGCCGTGGTGGGTGGGGGCGCGAGCGTCGTCTTGACGGGCCAGAACGCCGTCCCGAAGAAGCTCCTCGATTCGGGCTTTTCCTTCTGTTACCCGGAGCTCGGCGGGGCGCTCCGGGCAGCCCTGACCGAGGGCGAGAGCGCGGCCTGA
- a CDS encoding ABC transporter ATP-binding protein, whose amino-acid sequence MSDLVLTNVSKSFGGLKAVSDVSFTVAKGRIFGLIGPNGAGKTTVFNLVTGVYKHDTGSIRFGASDLFPLAPAKIAEVGIARTFQNIRLFTQLTVLENLLVACELQKRAHLTAALLRTPVHYEDEHLMQERAMELLDVFGLADAADEPSTSLPYGNQRRLEIARAMMLKPKLLLLDEPAAGMNYGEAEGLKTQIRWLRDTFDITVVLVEHNMQVVMGVCEEIHVLDHGETIAHGTPSEIQNHPKVLAAYLGGDDDDASPPDAATKKADAEVSDAG is encoded by the coding sequence GTGAGCGATCTCGTCCTCACGAACGTGTCGAAGAGCTTCGGCGGCCTCAAGGCCGTGAGCGACGTGTCGTTCACCGTCGCGAAGGGGCGCATCTTCGGGCTCATCGGGCCGAACGGGGCCGGCAAGACCACCGTCTTCAACCTCGTCACCGGGGTCTACAAACACGACACGGGCTCGATCCGCTTCGGCGCGAGCGATCTGTTCCCGCTCGCGCCGGCCAAGATCGCCGAGGTCGGCATCGCGCGCACGTTCCAGAACATCCGGCTCTTCACGCAGCTCACGGTGCTCGAGAACCTGCTCGTCGCGTGCGAGCTCCAGAAGCGCGCGCACCTCACGGCGGCGCTCCTTCGTACGCCCGTGCACTACGAGGACGAGCACCTCATGCAAGAGCGGGCCATGGAGCTGCTCGACGTGTTCGGCCTGGCCGACGCGGCCGACGAGCCCTCCACGTCGCTCCCGTACGGAAACCAGCGCAGGCTCGAGATCGCGCGGGCCATGATGTTGAAGCCGAAGCTGCTCCTCTTGGACGAGCCCGCCGCCGGCATGAACTACGGCGAGGCCGAGGGCCTGAAGACGCAGATCCGCTGGCTCCGCGACACGTTCGACATCACCGTCGTGCTGGTCGAGCACAACATGCAGGTCGTCATGGGCGTCTGCGAAGAGATCCACGTGCTCGATCACGGCGAGACGATCGCCCACGGCACACCCTCCGAGATCCAGAACCACCCCAAGGTGCTCGCGGCCTACCTCGGCGGCGACGACGACGACGCGAGCCCACCCGACGCCGCCACCAAGAAGGCCGACGCGGAGGTGAGCGATGCGGGTTAA
- a CDS encoding isopenicillin N synthase family oxygenase: MSLSLRTVSLTDFTSPDPKAKAFFVAELGAGIRELGFVSVAGASLPEGLVDATYAAIRDFFALPLEQKRACELPASNGNRGYVTFGKEHAKDRKVSDLKEFFHVGRELPELGDGGKNAFPAELPQFRETTTRLYEALDSVARELLVALALHFGERGDAIADMARGGNSILRLIHYPRLQDLYVPGAVRAAEHEDINLITLLPEATTSGLEILTRDGRWLAVETPKGHLVVDSGDMLARITGGLVPATTHRVVNPSRPEDDVPRYSMPFFTHPRPDVSLGLLPFAAKHPDAKPASDITAHAFLTERLTALGLVKSG; the protein is encoded by the coding sequence ATGAGCCTGTCGCTTCGCACCGTGAGCCTCACCGACTTCACGAGCCCCGATCCGAAGGCCAAGGCCTTCTTCGTGGCGGAGCTCGGGGCCGGCATCCGCGAGCTCGGGTTCGTCTCGGTCGCGGGCGCGAGCCTCCCCGAGGGCCTCGTCGACGCGACGTACGCCGCCATCCGAGACTTCTTCGCGCTCCCGCTCGAGCAGAAGCGCGCGTGCGAGCTGCCCGCCTCGAACGGAAACCGCGGCTACGTGACGTTCGGGAAGGAGCACGCGAAGGATCGCAAGGTGAGCGATCTGAAAGAGTTCTTCCACGTGGGGCGCGAGCTCCCGGAGCTCGGCGACGGGGGAAAAAACGCCTTCCCGGCGGAGCTCCCGCAGTTCCGCGAGACGACCACCCGGCTCTACGAGGCCCTCGACTCCGTGGCCCGCGAGCTGCTCGTCGCCTTGGCGCTCCACTTCGGCGAGCGGGGCGACGCGATCGCCGACATGGCACGCGGTGGAAACTCGATCTTGCGCCTCATCCACTACCCGCGCCTCCAAGACCTCTACGTCCCAGGGGCCGTTCGGGCGGCGGAGCACGAGGACATCAACCTCATCACGCTCCTCCCCGAAGCGACGACGAGCGGGCTCGAGATCCTCACCCGCGACGGGCGGTGGCTCGCCGTCGAGACGCCGAAGGGGCACCTCGTGGTCGACTCGGGCGACATGCTCGCGCGCATCACGGGCGGGCTCGTGCCGGCGACGACCCACCGCGTGGTCAACCCGAGCCGCCCCGAGGACGACGTGCCCAGGTACTCGATGCCGTTCTTCACGCACCCGCGCCCCGACGTGTCCCTCGGGCTCCTGCCGTTCGCCGCGAAGCACCCCGACGCGAAGCCCGCGAGCGACATCACCGCGCACGCGTTCCTCACCGAGCGGCTCACCGCCCTCGGCCTCGTCAAGAGCGGCTGA
- a CDS encoding branched-chain amino acid ABC transporter permease → MAMAAAALVVVLVLDFTLDRIVPDSSIRQLLMLAACNVLVALSLNVINGMAGQFSIGHAGFVGLGGYTSAVVSAHLHEAMGGGEPTFAKSFVVVPVALVASAAIAGLFGYLVGLPSLRLKGDYLAIVTLGFAEIFRLLIATAQLGDKESIGEAASKIGKDGVVGPFFHMLSVAITSLGGQNGYAGPKNQGVPLYAGPFWVFGLALLLGLLAYRLKFSGWGRALRALREDEIAAAAVGVDPTRYKVRSFVIAAVGAGIAGGLMAMNRDGTPTVQPDNYNFQASFDAITMVILGGSGSVTGSAIGGVLITFTIKAIEAVQSTSAVQELKRQAAWLDLNALRMILYAGVLIALMIWRPEGLLGERELFQKARARGPKPPAPPPPDTSKKEVKSSASDAPPPDEGASVPGDAGAT, encoded by the coding sequence ATGGCCATGGCCGCCGCGGCGCTCGTGGTCGTGCTCGTGCTCGACTTCACCCTCGACCGCATCGTCCCCGACAGCTCGATCCGCCAGCTCCTCATGCTCGCCGCGTGCAACGTCCTCGTGGCGCTGTCGCTCAACGTCATCAACGGCATGGCGGGCCAGTTCTCGATCGGCCACGCGGGGTTCGTCGGCCTCGGAGGGTACACGAGCGCGGTCGTGAGCGCGCACCTCCACGAGGCCATGGGCGGGGGCGAGCCCACCTTCGCCAAGAGCTTCGTCGTGGTGCCCGTCGCGCTCGTCGCTTCGGCCGCGATCGCGGGCCTCTTCGGCTACCTCGTCGGTCTCCCGAGCCTCCGCCTCAAGGGCGACTACCTCGCCATCGTCACGCTCGGTTTCGCCGAAATCTTCAGGCTCCTCATCGCCACCGCCCAGCTCGGCGACAAGGAGTCGATCGGCGAGGCCGCGTCCAAGATCGGCAAAGACGGCGTCGTCGGCCCCTTCTTCCACATGCTCTCGGTGGCCATCACGAGCCTCGGCGGTCAGAACGGCTACGCCGGCCCGAAGAACCAAGGGGTACCGCTCTACGCCGGTCCGTTTTGGGTCTTCGGCCTCGCGCTCCTGCTCGGTCTGCTCGCGTACCGCCTCAAATTCTCGGGTTGGGGGCGAGCCCTCCGCGCCCTCCGCGAGGACGAGATCGCCGCGGCGGCCGTCGGCGTCGACCCGACCCGCTACAAGGTTCGGAGCTTCGTCATCGCTGCGGTGGGCGCCGGCATCGCGGGTGGCCTCATGGCGATGAACCGCGACGGCACGCCCACCGTCCAGCCCGACAACTACAATTTCCAAGCCTCGTTCGACGCCATCACCATGGTCATCCTCGGGGGCTCGGGGAGCGTGACGGGCTCGGCCATCGGCGGCGTGCTCATCACGTTCACCATCAAGGCGATCGAGGCCGTCCAGTCGACGAGCGCGGTCCAAGAGCTGAAGCGGCAGGCCGCGTGGCTCGACCTCAACGCGCTCCGCATGATCCTCTACGCGGGTGTGCTCATCGCGCTCATGATCTGGCGACCCGAGGGCCTGCTCGGCGAGCGGGAGCTGTTCCAAAAGGCGCGCGCCCGTGGCCCCAAGCCGCCGGCCCCACCTCCGCCAGATACGTCAAAAAAGGAAGTGAAATCAAGCGCTTCGGATGCGCCTCCCCCTGACGAAGGGGCGAGTGTCCCGGGCGACGCGGGGGCCACGTGA
- a CDS encoding potassium channel protein has translation MSPPIRSLIGATAILAGLLLLGGLGYWLLGHGRWTYGECVYMTAITVTTVGFGELPHMHEVPGARALTVLVVAFGVGAVAYAQSNVTVLVFEGAFGDVFRKRKMMKDIERLSGHIVVAGAGATGRHVIEELFLTRTPFVVIEKNEAHVKRISEELCGGEMLYVLGDATDDHALLRAGVKRARGVVAALTDDRDNVFVTLSARSLNPTARIVSKVVEDPTEAKMLKAGASSVVSPTQIGGRRIASELLRPRVNEFFDKMFRDNRGLRLEELSVDPCSTCVGKALSETLVRRESGLLVIAVKRRDEGFVYNPEPGLVLEVGDTLIVMGQVDAIAAMRNVVAA, from the coding sequence GTGTCGCCCCCCATTCGCAGCCTCATCGGTGCGACCGCGATCCTCGCCGGCCTCCTCTTGCTCGGCGGGCTCGGGTACTGGCTGCTCGGCCACGGGCGTTGGACGTACGGGGAGTGCGTCTACATGACGGCCATCACCGTCACTACGGTGGGGTTCGGCGAGCTCCCGCACATGCACGAGGTGCCCGGGGCGAGGGCGCTCACCGTGCTCGTCGTGGCGTTCGGCGTCGGCGCGGTCGCGTACGCCCAGTCGAACGTGACCGTGCTCGTGTTCGAGGGGGCGTTCGGCGACGTCTTCAGGAAACGGAAAATGATGAAAGATATCGAGCGCTTGAGCGGCCATATCGTCGTGGCCGGGGCGGGGGCGACGGGCCGCCACGTGATCGAGGAGCTCTTTCTCACCCGAACGCCCTTCGTGGTCATCGAGAAGAACGAGGCCCACGTGAAGCGCATCTCCGAGGAGCTGTGCGGCGGCGAAATGCTCTACGTCCTCGGCGACGCGACCGACGACCACGCCCTCCTCCGCGCGGGGGTGAAGCGCGCGCGCGGCGTGGTGGCCGCCCTCACCGACGATCGCGACAACGTGTTCGTCACGCTCTCGGCCCGCAGCCTCAACCCGACGGCCCGCATCGTCTCGAAGGTGGTCGAGGATCCGACCGAGGCGAAGATGCTGAAGGCCGGCGCCTCGAGCGTGGTGAGCCCGACCCAGATCGGCGGTCGGCGGATCGCGTCGGAGCTCTTGCGCCCCAGGGTGAACGAGTTTTTCGACAAGATGTTCCGCGACAACCGCGGCCTTCGCCTCGAGGAGCTCTCGGTCGATCCTTGCTCGACGTGCGTGGGCAAGGCGCTCTCCGAGACCCTCGTGCGCCGCGAGTCGGGCCTGCTCGTCATCGCGGTGAAGCGCCGCGACGAGGGCTTCGTCTACAACCCCGAGCCGGGCCTCGTCCTCGAGGTCGGGGACACGCTCATCGTCATGGGGCAGGTCGACGCGATCGCCGCCATGCGAAACGTCGTCGCGGCCTGA